In the Colletotrichum higginsianum IMI 349063 chromosome 7 map unlocalized unitig_7, whole genome shotgun sequence genome, one interval contains:
- a CDS encoding Methyltransferase domain-containing protein, which produces MFRGLDSAPETIIDHEVEITADNTVSWDYQFGFEHSVGAGGYSSDPAFGPASSSKSAAASVFEYRQENGRTYHAYKEGKYKLPNDERENDRLDLQHNLILLTFNDRLGNAPPNNPGAKVGRVLDVGAGTGIWAIDFADEHPESEVLGFDLSPNFPEYTPLNVRFEVDDLEEPWIYSRPFDYIHSQMMNGSVNDWDVYAKKCFDNLNPGGWVEMNECNIKPECDDGTLREDSMLLRTAKLVQEASEKFGRPAKDMKELKNVLIDAGFVDVRLMQYKWPTNDWPREQRYKEIGMWSHDNAVSGWEGLCMTMLTRAHGWKAAEVIIAMAQCRKELKDRSIHAYYPLYSVYGRKPTEEELA; this is translated from the exons ATGTTCCGTGGCCTCGATTCTGCCCCCGAGACTATCATTGATCATGAGGTCGAAATTACTGCAGACAATACAGTATCTTGGGATTATCAGTTTGGTTTTGAACACTCCGTTGGGGCTGGCGGTTATTCGTCTGATCCAGCATTC GGTCCAGCTTCTTCCAGCAAGAGTGCAGCGGCATCGGTATTTGAGTACAGGCAGGAGAATGGAAGGACATACCACGCCTACAAAGAGGGCA AATACAAGCTCCCCAatgatgagagagagaacgaCCGACTTG ACCTACAGCACAATCTTATCCTTCTCACCTTCAATGACAGGCTCGGTAACGCTCCGCCCAATAACCCAGGCGCCAAGGTCGGAAGGGTCTtggacgtcggcgccgggacGGGTATCTGGGCCATCGACTTTGCCGACGAGCACCCAGAGAGCGAAGTCCTCGGCTTTGATCTCTCGCCCAACTTCCCAGAGTA CACGCCGCTCAACGTAAGATTCGAGGTTGACGATCTCGAGGAGCCTTGGATATACTCGCGGCCCTTCGACTACATCCATAGCCAGATGATGAACGGGTCTGTCAATGATTGGGACGTTTACGCCAAGAAGTGCTTTGA CAACCTGAACCCGGGCGGCTGGGTCGAAATGAACGAATGCAACATCAAGCCCGAATGTGACGACGGTACCCTAAGAGAAGACTCCATGCTTCTCCGGACCGCCAAACTGGTTCAGGAGGCATCCGAAAAGTTTGGGCGGCCAGCCAAGGACATGAAGGAGCTGAAGAATGTCTTGATCGACGCCGGTTTCGTGGACGTGAGGCTCATGCAGTACAAGTGGCCCACCAACGACTGGCCGAGGGAGCAGAGATACAAGGAAATCGGCATGTGGAGCCACGACAACGCGGTGTCCGGCTGGGAGGGGCTCTGCATGACGATGCTCACCAGGGCACACGGCTGGAAGGCCGCTGAAGTGATTATTGCCATGGCGCAGTGCCgcaaggagctcaaggacaGGAGCATTCACGCCTACTACCCTCT ATACTCGGTCTATGGCAGGAAGCCTACGGAGGAAGAGTTGGCATGA
- a CDS encoding Integral membrane protein, translated as MSNTTTASAKIGKPPNNQRDYNIIRGIYRQYGIAGLDPSLGYVFAAKEPENAVHESKQGAIIAGMVVVMLAIIVPTAARLWVRGRGAYTKFGWDDWVLCAGAVLAIVYPILQILVVVDAGGGTHTWENTYDDYQFYSYYLTLCRLLYYPTVGIIKISITLFIRRLVDTAYRTWKMVADVFLGTLVAYILLAVFWNLFICSPSRVIWDREFAGSLAEPATCGNQFGSAKILSIIHVVQSVLLLATPIIILWKVRIDRGKKVRLFIIWAAGGLTVTGGLLQQIQPFTSPDIFWDYTVILRWTVLDIAMGIVTASLPVLDAAIMGSWRAARSTLGLSNRDRENSRGTKGTNHETISSGPRKAYASSAENIMGRDNGIEMDVVRQNGLDATHESGDNHSIPDTTGHDGRHRVNNIV; from the exons atgtccaacacgacgacggcgtccgcGAAGATCGGCAAACCCCCGAACAACCAGCGGGACTACAACATCATCCGGGGCATCTACCGACAGTacggcatcgccggcctcgacccgAGCTTGGGAtacgtcttcgccgccaaggagccCGAGAATGCCGTCCACGAGTCCAAGCAAGgggccatcatcgccggcatgGTGGTCGTCATgctcgccatcatcgtcccgacggcggcgaggctcTGGGTCCGGGGACGAGGGGCCTATACCAAGTTCGGGTGGGACGACTGGGTGCTATGCGCAGGAGCC GTCCTGGCAATAGTATATCCCATCCTCCAGattctcgtcgtcgtcgacgctgGAGGCGGCACGCACACGTGGGAGAACACCTACGACGACTACCAGTTCTACTCGTACTACCTCACCCTCTGCCGGCTGCTGTACTACCCGaccgtcggcatcatcaagATCTCCATCACGCTCTTCATCCGCCGGCTCGTCGACACGGCCTACCGCACCTGGAAGATGGTGGCcgacgtcttcctcggcaCCCTCGTCGCCTACATCctgctcgccgtcttctGGAACCTCTTCATCTGCAGCCCGTCGCGCGTCATCTGGGACCGCGAGTTCGCCGGCAGCCTGGCGGAGCCGGCGACGTGCGGGAACCAGTTCGGGAGCGCCAAGATCCTCAGCATCATCCACGTCGTCCAGAGcgtcctgctcctcgccacgcccatcatcatcctgTGGAAAGTCCGCATCGACCGCGGCAAGAAGGTCCGGCTCTTCATCATCTGGGCCGCGGGGGGTTTGACGGTCACGGGCGGCCTGCTCCAGCAGATCCAGCCCTTCACGTCGCCCGACATCTTCTGGGACTACACCGTCATCCTCCGATGGACggtcctcgacatcgccatGGGCATCGTGACGGCGTCCCTGCCGGTGCTGGACGCGGCCATCATGGGGTCCTGGCGGGCGGCCAGGTCGACGCTCGGCCTGTCGAACCGGGACCGGGAGAACAGCAGGGGCACCAAGGGGACGAACCACGAGACCATCAGCTCGGGGCCGCGCAAGGCGTACGCCAGCTCGGCCGAGAACATCATGGGCAGGGACAACGGCATCGAGATGGACGTCGTTCGGCAGAACGGCCTCGACGCGACTCACGAGAGCGGCGACAACCACTCGATTCCAGATACGACGGGGCACGATGGGAGGCACAGGGTCAACAACATTGTATGA
- a CDS encoding Starch binding domain-containing protein, producing the protein MRSTAALAVAGLVGSVYGHGYLTIPSSRTRLGAEAGLDSCPECTIREPVAAWPDVTAATVGRSGPCGYNARVSVDYNQPSSKWGNSPVVTYTRGQTVDVQWCVDNNGDHGGMFSYRICQDQALVDKFITPGYLPTDVEKQAAEDCFQRGTLKCTDVTGQSCGYSPDCSAGEACWRNDWFTCNAFQASSRRACQGVDNAPLGSCYTSIAGGYPVTKKIRIPDYVSNHTLLSFRWNSFQTGQVYLTCADIAIGGGGSGSNPPPTSTRTSSAAATATSGCAIASNVAVTFNEIVKTNPGQTIKVAGSIAALGNWDVSSAPALSAAQYTSSNNLWTYTVSLPAGTTFQYKFINVASGGAATWESDPNRSYTVPRGCSTAVTVSSNWR; encoded by the exons ATGAGGTCAACCGCAGCTCTGGCCGTTGCCGGCCTCGTTGGCTCTGTCTATGGACACGGTTACTTGACTATCCCTTCCAGTCGTACTAGACTGGGCGCTGAG GCCGGTCTGGACTCGTGCCCGGAGTGCACCATCCGGGAGCCCGTGGCCGCCTGGCCGGACGTCacggccgccaccgtcggccGGAGCGGCCCTTGCGGGTACAACGCGCGGGTCAGCGTGGACTACAACCAACCGTCGAGCAAATGGGGCAACTCGCCCGTCGTGACGTACACGCGCGGCCAAACGGTCGACGTGCAGTGGTGCGTCGACAACAACGGCGACCACGGCGGCATGTTCAGCTACCGCATCTGCCAGGACCAGGCGCTCGTCGACAAGTTCATCACGCCGGGCTACCTGCCgaccgacgtcgagaagcaggcggccgaggactgCTTCCAGCGCGGCACCCTCAAGTGCACCGACGTGACGGGCCAGAGCTGCGGCTACAGCCCGGACTGCTCGGCGGGGGAGGCCTGCTGGCGGAACGACTGGTTCACGTGCAACGCGTTCCAGGCGAGCAGCCGGCGGGCGTGCCAGGGCGTCGACAACGCTCCCCTCGGGTCCTGCTACACGTCCATCGCCGGCGGGTACCCGGTCACCAAGAAGATCAGGATCCCGGACTACGTCTCGAACCACACGCTGCTCTCGTTCCGCTGGAACTCGTTCCAGACGGGCCAGGTGTACCTCACCTGCGCcgacatcgccatcggcggcggcggtagtgGAAGTAACCCTCCTCCGACGTCGACTCGGACCagcagcgcggcggcgacagcgaccAGCGGGTGCGCCATCGCCAGCAACGTGGCCGTCACGTTCAACGAGATCGTCAAGACGAACCCGGGTCAGACGATCAAGGTCGCGGGCTCGATCGCGGCGCTGGGCAACTGGGAcgtctcgtcggcgccggcgctctcggcggcgcagtacaccagcagcaacaacctGTGGACGTACACGGTGTCGCTGCCGGCCGGGACGACGTTCCAGTACAAGTTCATCAACGTGGCGtcgggcggcgcggcgacgTGGGAGAGCGACCCGAACCGGTCGTACACGGTGCCGCGGGGCTGTTCGACGGCCGTGACGGTGAGCAGCAACTGGAGATAG
- a CDS encoding ATPase, translating into MAPSGTIAKTQGLAMGGDTSKKTKTPSKETTNGTTTTNTDSDKTNGDAANGSTNGNTEDTEEASADTKADGSEEPKEPKKPLAPFGSIASPKNIYKSPKDSDGNWTWVDKYPEDVEDAAENEETAQYAVVVRNVKSNDSRKKLEADSIVIQSPWLKKALADVLDGYTGVACELDRLEFEAPFRPFVHRWTEFRKYLDNKDLDDTTREHLVILRDILQYEIGHSIKAFEDYVVKGVITFEHLWMMFQPGAVVLAAHKGPLSAFELDETEYMENQCGKFLQLRADCVDYGGKTFGRHREKINIPEFLGTKKITGLNAYPWAFHPDREALRAALVRRGSIFEELAGHHYKQYSGTAITWDREGNEVPIQVEGRVVIDINSFNRFSPYYNTRYLNDWTAKDAEALSAWKRQHGGPGKDGSNPKLTPYHQMLARSRTRGYSLKLKKWLDFFVEQVTEITWNTNAFDKLVLPEDQKELILAFSESQLDGSTFDDVISGKGKGIICLLSGPPGVGKTLTAEAVAENLRVPLHTLSSGDLGSEPWEVENGLARILELVARWDAILLLDECDVFLEARSAHDLERNKVVSIFLRTLEYYEGILFMTTNRVGNIDPAFQSRIHVSLEYPDLTAESRRLIWANFLKGATLESEVSDEDVAELAALPLNGRQIKNVLKTAQLLAARKKSPLRRSFIDVVLNIEKRRPQSSS; encoded by the coding sequence ATGGCACCCTCAGGCACAATCGCTAAGACCCAGGGTCTCGCCATGGGTGGTGATACGtccaagaagaccaagacccCCTCCAAGGAGACGACGAACGGCACAACCACCACAAACACTGATAGCGACAAGACAAACGGTGATGCCGCAAACGGAAGCACAAACGGAAACACAGAAGATACCGAAGAAGCATCTGCCGACACCAAGGCCGACGGGAGCGAAGAGCCCAAAGAGCCCAAGAAGCCCCTTGCCCCCTTCGGCTCCATCGCATCGCCCAAGAACATCTACAAGTCGCCCAAGGACAGCGACGGCAACTGGACCTGGGTCGACAAATACCCcgaagacgtcgaggacgcggccgagaacgaggagacggcgcagtacgccgtcgtcgtgcgCAACGTCAAGAGCAACGACAGCcgcaagaagctcgaggccgactcCATCGTCATCCAGAGCCCCTGGCTCAAGAAGGcgctcgccgacgtcctcgacggctACACCGGCGTCGCCTGCGAGCTGGACCGCCTCGAGTTCGAGGCGCCCTTCCGGCCCTTTGTGCACCGCTGGACCGAGTTCCGCAAGTACCTGGACAacaaggacctcgacgacacgACCAGGGAGCACCTCGTTATCCTCCGCGACATCCTGCAGTACGAGATCGGCCACAGCATCAAGGCGTTCGAGGActacgtcgtcaagggcgtCATCACGTTCGAGCACCTCTGGATGATGTTCCagcccggcgccgtcgtcctcgccgcccacaaGGGCCCGCTGTCGGCCTTTGAGCTCGACGAGACCGAGTACATGGAGAACCAGTGCGGCAAGTTCCTACAGCTGCGCGCCGACTGCGTCGACTACGGCGGCAAGACGTTTGGCCGCCACCGCGAGAAGATCAACATCCCCGAGTTCCTCGGCACCAAGAAGATCACGGGGCTCAACGCCTACCCCTGGGCCTTCCACCCGGACAGGGAGGCCCTGCGCGCGGCGCTGGTCCGCCGCGGCAGCATCTTTGAGGAGCTGGCCGGCCACCACTACAAGCAGTACTCGGGCACCGCCATCACCTGGGACCGCGAGGGCAACGAGGTGCCCAtccaggtcgagggccgcgtcgtcatcgacatcAACTCCTTCAACCGCTTCAGCCCGTACTACAACACGCGCTACCTGAACGACTGGAccgccaaggacgccgaggccctcTCGGCGTGGAAGcgccagcacggcggccCGGGCAAGGACGGCAGCAACCCCAAGCTGACGCCTTACCACCAGATGCTGGCGCGGTCCCGGACGCGCGGCTACTCCCTCAAGCTCAAGAAGTGgctcgacttcttcgtcgaGCAGGTGACGGAGATCACGTGGAACACCAACGCCTTCGACAAGCTCGTGCTGCCCGAGGACCAGAAGGAGctcatcctcgccttctccgaGTCCCAGCTGGACGGGTCGACGTTTGACGACGTCATCTCGGGCAAGGGGAAGGGCATCATCTGCCTGCTCTCGGGCCCgcccggcgtcggcaagaCGCTGACGGCggaggccgtggccgagaaCCTGCGCGTGCCGCTGCACACGCTGAGCTCCGGCGACCTGGGCTCGGAGCCGTGGGAGGTGGAGAACGGCCTCGCGCGGATCCTGGAGCTCGTGGCGCGGTGGGACGCcatcctgctgctggacgagTGCGACGTCTTCCTCGAGGCGCGCTCGGCGCACGACCTCGAGCGCAACAAGGTCGTCTCCATCTTCCTGCGCACGCTCGAGTACTACGAGGGCATCCTGTTCATGACGACGAACCGCGTCGGCAACATCGACCCGGCCTTCCAGTCGCGCATCCACGTGTCGCTCGAGTACCCGGACCTGACGGCGGAGTCGCGCCGGCTGATCTGGGCCAACTTCTTGAAGGGCGCGACGCTGGAGAGCGAggtctcggacgaggacgtcgcgGAGCTGGCGGCCTTGCCACTCAACGGGCGGCAGATCAAGAACGTCCTCAAGACGGCGCAGCTGCTTGCtgcgaggaagaagagcccGCTGCGGCGCAGCttcatcgacgtcgtcctgaACATTGAGAAGAGGCGTCCGCAGTCATCTTCGTGA
- a CDS encoding Oxidoreductase bli-4, whose translation MSQNTIAENFGGAASKLGTHQFTLEECPDLTGKVAVVTGGSEGIGYGVTYTLLKNNISKIYILSVLQEVVDGAKDAISKELGAEKAGRTKWFQCDLGDWRRVKEVAEQIKNDTDRLDIVVNNGGRGIMTYQLTDYGVDRHMAVNHMGHVVLTSHLLPLIKKTAEGGDVVRIANQASNAHNAAPSDCRFESLDELNQDLGPNGQYGRSKLAGILYARYFNRKVTQNGHPNVLMNATHPGFVSTKMSKQEIFEPYPLGGYAMAVGMEPFKKSQWEGAVSMVYAATTTKESGQYICPPAVPEPGSKLSQDDALADQLMELTRQIITEKTKSQSVDKGCPMDDLVMH comes from the exons ATGTCACAGAACACCATCGCTGAGAACTTTGGAGGCGCGGCCTCGAAGCTGGGAACCCACCAGTTCACCCTTGAGGAGTGTCCCGACCTCACCGgcaaggtcgccgtcgtgaCCGGTGGCAGCGAGGGCATCGGCTACGGCGTCACATATACGCTGCTGAAGAACAACATCTCCAAGATCTACATCCTCTCCGTCCTGcaggaggtcgtcgacggcgccaaggacgccatctccaaggagctcggcgccgaaaAGGCCGGCCGCACCAAGTGGTTCCAGTGCGACCTGGGCGACTGGCGGCGCGTCAAGGAGGTCGCAGAGCAGATCAAGAACGACACGGATAGGCTCGATATCGTCGTCAACAATGGCGGGCGCGGCATCATGACGTACCAGCTCACCGACTACGGCGTCGACCGCCACATGGCCGTCAACCACATGGGCCACGTCGTGCTGACGTCGCACCTGCTGCCGCTCAtcaagaagacggccgagggcggcgacgtcgtgcGCATCGCGAACCAGGCCAGCAACGCGCACAACGCGGCGCCGAGCGACTGCAGGTTCGAGagcctcgacgagctcaacCAGGACCTGGGTCCCAACGGGCAATACGGCCGCAGCAAGCTCGCGGGTATCCTGTACGCGCGCTACTTCAACCGCAAGGTGACGCAGAACGGCCATCCCAACGTGTTGATGAACGCGACGCATCCCGGCTTCGTGAGCACCAAGATGAGCAAGCAGGAGATCTTTGAGCC ATACCCTCTCGGGGGATACGCCATGGCCGTCGGCATGGAACCGTTCAAGAAGTCCCAGTGGGAGGGCGCCGTCTCGATGGTCTACGCCGCCACGACAACTAAGGAGTCGGGACAGTACATctgcccgcccgccgtccCCGAGCCGGGAAGCAAGCTGTCCCAGGACGACGCGCTCGCCGACCAGCTCATGGAGCTGACGCGGCAGATCATCACGGAGAAGACCAAGAGCCAGTCCGTCGACAAGGGATGCCCGATGGACGACCTGGTAATGCATTAA
- a CDS encoding Cytochrome P450, which translates to MARHDNDGMAAELLSRRPQPVSSSPGAALAILLMLAWYLRSWYRLRHIPGPFLNSISIAPMNCMSLGGKLSFRLKDLGDRYGPLVRVGPNEVLFGDADSYRAISAVRSDFTKGPWYALSKVVPDQDSLFSLRDDEKRKELKAKLSPGYAGRENGGFEAGIDSIVARLVTLIGSKYTSTPTDFRPIEFSHKAQYFALDVVSELSFGEALGFVAGDEDLFRYVETNDRIFPVLAVMLNMPWLGIAMQRWPLNKLLPFESDRFGFGRLMG; encoded by the exons ATGGCGCGCCACGATAACGACGGCATGGCGGCGGAGCTCCTCAGCCGTCGACCCCAGCCggtctcgtcgtctcccGGAGCAGCGTTGGCGATACTCCTGATGCTGGCGTGGTATCTACGGTCGTGGTACAGGTTGCGACACATCCCCGGCCCCTTTCTCAactccatctccatcgcgCCCATGAACTGCATGAGCCTCGGCGGGAAACTCAGCTTCCGGCTCAAGGACCTAGGTGACAGATACG GCCCGCTGGTCCGCGTCGGCCCGAACGAGGTCTTGTTCGGCGATGCGGATAGCTATCGCGCCATCTCGGCGGTCCGCTCCGACTTCACAAAGGGCCCGTGGTACGCCCTCTCCAAGGTCGTCCCGGACCAGGACAGCCTGTTCTCGCTgcgagacgacgagaagcGCAAGGAGTTGAAGGCCAAGCTGAGTCCAGGC TACGCCGGACGAGAGaacggcggcttcgaggcGGGCATAGACAGCATCGTCGCGCGGCTCGTCACGCTCATCGGGTCCAAGTacacgtcgacgccgaccgACTTCCGCCCGATCGAGTTCTCCCACAAGGCCCAGTActtcgccctcgacgtcgtcagcGAGCTCTCGTTCGGCGAGGCCCTGggcttcgtcgccggcgacgaggacctgTTCCGCTACGTCGAGACTAACGACCGCATCTtccccgtcctcgccgtcatgCTGAACATGCCGTGGTTGGGTATCGCGATGCAGCGGTGGCCGCTGAACAAGCTGCTGCCGTTCGAGAGCGACCGGTTCGGCTTCGGGAGGCTCATGGGGTAA
- a CDS encoding Cytochrome P450 has protein sequence MAKNLADRKLAAGLDENNMVQIHLRNGVTYRELLAEIFLELIAGSDSTATAIRMTMLCLLNTPAALNALRQELDTGISKGLISSPIRDAEARRLPYLQAVIKEGLRMYPPSTGLNYKQVAKGGTELCGQFLPEGTQLGVNIHQLMRSKATFGPDADVFRPERWLEAADAAADDDKDGEARSREMAGVVDLAFGHGRFQCLGKTIAAMELNKIFVELLRRFDFAVVTPQEPLKLYDAAFWVTTDFWLRVTKRP, from the exons ATGGCGAAGAACCTGGCGGACAGAAAGCTGGCTGCCGGGCTCGACGAGAACAACATGGTGCAAATCCACCTTCGCAACGGGGTCACGTACAGGGAGCTCTTGGCCGAGATCTTTCTCGAGCT GATCGCCGGCTCggactcgacggcgacggcgatccGCATGACCATGCTCTGCCTCCTCAACACGCCGGCGGCTCTAAACGCGCTCCGTCAAGAACTCGACACCGGCATCTCCAAGGGCCTCATCAGCTCTCCGATCCGCGATGCCGAGGCGCGCCGGCTCCCGTACCTGCAGGCCGTCATCAAGGAAGGGCTCCGCATGTACCCGCCGTCCACGGGCCTCAACTACAAGCAGGTGGCCAAGGGCGGCACGGAGCTCTGCGGGCAGTTCCTCCCAGAGGGAACGCAGCTGGGCGTCAACATACACCAGCTGATGCGGTCGAAGGCGACGTTCGGGCCGGACGCCGACGTCTTCAGGCCGGAGCGTTGGTTAGaggctgccgacgccgccgctgatgATGATAAGGATGGCGAGGCGCGCTCTCGTGAGATGGCGGGTGTCGTTGACCTCGCCTTCGGCCACGGCCGGTTCCAGTGCCTCGGCAAGACCATCGCGGCCATGGAGCTGAACAAGATCTTTGTCGAA TTGCTGCGCAGGTTCGACTTCGCGGTCGTGACACCACAAGAGCCGCTCAAGCTATATGACGCCGCGTTCTGGGTGACGACAGACTTTTGGCTGCGAGTGACCAAAAGGCCGTGA
- a CDS encoding PA domain-containing protein yields MRGQIPLALTFAALASACQRDFILEKRHTHRKPITKRADDQWPPVLSEEETILVNAFDNVTIDEWSDYYGHQVKLAGLGKEAAQWTADRWTENGFDAHLSEYHVYLSYPVHASLEIMYANGTTSEVRLDEDVLEEDDVTGREDNQPTFHGYSASGNVTAEYVYVGRGSQLDFDRLVELGVELEGKIALARYGGLFRGLKVKNAQDHGMIGAVIFTDPADDGNQTVANGYEAYPNGPARHPSAVQKGSVLFLSTHPGDPTTPGYPSHEGVDRADISPVTPKIPSIPISYASAEPLLQALDGFGVAAEEVNRTVWAGALNANYSTGPEPGVTLHLDNLMEGKITPIWNVIGHLNGTNADETIVIGNHRDTWMIGGNGDPNSGSAILVEFTKAVNALVSKGWKPRRNIVIASWDAEEYGLVGSTEWVEDHVDWLTETAVAYLNIDVAVSGPRPNLATTPELHAIGTDIFKKVIYPNFGAFNISLYDAWEEASGGVVEALGSGSDYTGFLHRGINSLDVGSSGGATDPIWHYHSNYDSYHWMATFGDPGFLQHAAIGQYLALLAFHLADDEVLPIDVPNYAAELRAYLEDLAEYAEAEGAAAAGLDLSELSDAVDVFAARADEVKALERLAVTTNDTALIAVVNHKYRDFQRGFISQGGLPDREFYKHVVTAPGLDTGYAPVLFPGITEGIQYGDGNLTVAQEWVSKTARGILRAADIIKT; encoded by the exons ATGCGTGGCCAGATCCCCCTCGCCCTGACCTTTGCGGCGCTGGCATCGGCTTGCCAGCGCGACTTCATCCTCGAGAAGAGGCACACGCACCGCAAGCCCATCACCAAGAGGGCCGACGACCAGTGGCCCCCGGTGCtctcggaggaggagacgatcctcgtcaacgcctTCGACAACGTCACCATCGACGAGTGGTCCGACTACTACGGCCACCAGGTCaagctcgccggcctcggcaaggaggcggcgcagtGGACGGCGGACCGGTGGACCGAGAACGGCTTCGACGCGCACCTGAGCGAGTACCACGTCTACCTGAGCTACCCGGTCCACGCCTCGTTGGAGATCATGTACGCCAACGGCACGACCAGCGAGGTCAGGCTGGACGAGGatgtcctcgaggaggacgacgtgACGGGCCGGGAAGACAACCAGCCCACCTTCCACGGCTACTCGGCGTCGGGCAACGTGACTGCGGAATACGTCTACGTCGG ACGTGGATCGCAGCTCGACTTtgaccgcctcgtcgagctgggcgtcgagctcgaagGCAAGATTGCCCTCGCCCGATACGGAGGTCTCTTCCGAGGCCTCAAGGTGAAGAACGCGCAGGATCACGGCATGATCGGAGCCGTCATCTTCACCGaccccgccgacgacggcaaccaGACCGTGGCCAACGGCTACGAAGCGTATCCCA ATGGCCCGGCTAGACACCCCAGCGCGGTCCAGAAGGGCTCCGTCTTGTTCCTCTCAACCCACCCCGGCGACCCGACGACTCCCGGCTACCCTTCCCACGAGGGCGTAGACCGCGCCGACATCTCGCCCGTCACCCCCAAGatcccctccatccccatcTCGTACGCATCCGCCGAGCCCCTGCTGCAGGCCCTGGACGGCTTCGGCGTggctgccgaggaggtcaaCCGGACGGTCTGGGCGGGCGCGCTCAATGCCAACTACAGCACCGGCCCGGAGCCCGGCGTCACCCTCCACCTCGACAACCTGATGGAGGGCAAGATCACGCCGATCTGGAACGTCATCGGCCACCTGAACGGCACCAACGCCGACGAGACCATCGTCATCGGGAACCACCGCGACACCTGGATGATCGGGGGCAACGGGGACCCCAACTCGGGCTcggccatcctcgtcgagtTCACAAAGGCCGTCAACGCCCTCGTGTCCAAGGGCtggaagccgaggaggaacAT CGTCATCGCCTCCTGGGACGCCGAGGAgtacggcctcgtcggcagCACCGAGTGGGTGGAGGACCACGTCGACTGGCTGACGGAGACGGCCGTGGCGTACCTCAacatcgacgtcgccgtctccgGCCCGCGGCCCAACCTCGCCACGACGCCCGAGCTGCACGCCATCGGCACGGACATCTTCAAGAAGGTCATCTACCCCAACTTCGGCGCCTTCAACATCAGCCTGTACGACGCGTGGGAGGAGGCgtcgggcggcgtcgtcgaggccctcggcagcggcagtgACTACACAGGCTTCCTGCACCGGGGCATCAACTCG ctcgacgtcggctccagcggcggcgccacggATCCCATCTGGCACTACCACAGCAACTACGACAGCTACCACTGGATGGCCACCTTTGGCGACCCGGGCTTCCTCCAgcacgccgccatcggccagTACCTCGCCCTGCTGGCCTtccacctcgccgacgacgaggtgctgCCCATCGACGTGCCCAActacgccgccgagctgcgcgcgtacctcgaggacctggccgagtacgccgaggccgagggcgccgcggccgcggggCTCGACCTCTCGGAGCTgtccgacgccgtcgacgtcttcgccgcgcgcgccgacgaggtcaagGCGCTCGAGCGGctcgccgtcaccaccaaCGACACGGCGCTgatcgccgtcgtcaaccaCAAGTACCGCGACTTCCAGAGGGGCTTCATCAGCCAGGGCGGCCTGCCGGACCGGGAGTTTTACAAGCACGTCGTGACCGCGCCTGGGCTGGACACGG GCTACGCCCCTGTGCTGTTCCCCGGCATCACCGAGGGGATCcagtacggcgacggcaacctGACGGTCGCACAGGAGTGGGTCTCCAAGACGGCGCGGGGTATCCTGCGggccgccgacatcatcaagACTTGA